A genomic window from Halomonas sp. LR3S48 includes:
- the kdsA gene encoding 3-deoxy-8-phosphooctulonate synthase, translating into MPMPERDISFAGLTAGNSLPLMLLGGMNVLESRELALEVAETYVEVCGRLGMPYVFKASFDKANRSSIHSFRGPGLEKGLEILAEVKSRFGVPLITDVHEPWQAEPVAEVADIIQLPAFLARQTDLVVAMARTGAVINIKKPQFLAPHEMRHIIRKCEEAGNDRLLLCERGSSFGYNNLVVDMLGFGDMKQTGYPVFFDVTHSLQRPGGRADSAGGRRQQVAELARAGVAVGLAGLFLEAHPDPDNALCDGPCALPLDQLEPFLAQVKALDELVKGLPALKIE; encoded by the coding sequence ATGCCCATGCCTGAACGCGATATCTCGTTTGCCGGCCTCACCGCCGGCAATTCTTTGCCGCTGATGCTGCTCGGGGGCATGAACGTGCTGGAGTCCCGAGAGCTCGCCCTCGAGGTGGCCGAAACCTACGTCGAGGTATGCGGCAGGCTCGGCATGCCCTACGTGTTCAAGGCCAGCTTCGACAAGGCCAACCGCAGCTCGATCCACTCCTTCCGCGGCCCCGGCCTGGAGAAGGGGCTCGAGATACTCGCCGAGGTGAAGTCGCGCTTCGGCGTGCCGCTCATCACCGACGTGCACGAGCCGTGGCAGGCCGAGCCCGTGGCCGAGGTGGCCGACATCATCCAGCTGCCCGCCTTCCTGGCTCGCCAGACAGACCTGGTGGTGGCCATGGCCCGAACCGGCGCGGTGATCAATATCAAGAAACCGCAGTTCCTCGCGCCCCACGAGATGCGCCACATCATTCGCAAGTGCGAGGAGGCCGGCAATGACCGTCTGTTGCTCTGCGAGCGCGGGTCGAGCTTTGGATACAATAACCTCGTCGTCGACATGCTCGGCTTCGGCGACATGAAGCAGACGGGGTATCCGGTCTTCTTCGACGTCACCCACTCCCTGCAGCGTCCGGGGGGGCGTGCCGACAGCGCCGGCGGTCGCCGCCAGCAGGTGGCCGAGCTGGCGCGCGCGGGTGTCGCCGTGGGGCTGGCCGGGCTGTTCCTCGAAGCCCACCCGGATCCCGACAACGCCTTGTGCGACGGTCCCTGTGCGCTGCCGCTGGACCAACTGGAGCCCTTTCTGGCTCAGGTGAAAGCCCTCGATGAACTGGTAAAGGGCCTCCCGGCACTGAAAATAGAATAA
- the eno gene encoding phosphopyruvate hydratase, whose amino-acid sequence MTKIVEIHALEVLDSRGNPTVQAEVRLESGAVGVACAPSGASTGSREALELRDGDKSRYLGKGVLKAVAAVNGPIRERLVGLDARDQRGLDNVMLELDGTDNKANLGANAILAVSLAAAKAAANAKGMPLYAHIAELYGQPGQYSMPVPMMNILNGGEHADNNVDIQEFMVQPVGAPNFREALRVGAEIFHALKKVLAARGLATAVGDEGGFAPNLESNAEALAVIKQAVSDAGYELGRDVTLALDCASSEFYKDGQYSLSGEGKSFDAAGFVDYLAELCDQYPIVSIEDGMDESDWAGWKALTDKLGDKVQLVGDDLFVTNTRILKRGIDEKIGNSILIKFNQIGSLSETLDAIKMAQDAGFTAVISHRSGETEDTTIADLAVGTSAGQIKTGSLCRSDRVAKYNRLLVIEEQLGDRVGYPGRTAIKGQ is encoded by the coding sequence ATGACCAAGATTGTCGAAATCCACGCCCTCGAGGTGCTCGATTCCCGCGGCAACCCCACCGTCCAGGCCGAAGTGCGCCTGGAGAGCGGTGCGGTGGGCGTGGCCTGTGCCCCGAGTGGCGCTTCCACCGGTTCGCGCGAAGCACTTGAGCTGCGTGACGGCGACAAGTCGCGTTACCTGGGCAAGGGCGTGCTGAAGGCGGTGGCAGCGGTCAACGGCCCCATCCGCGAGCGGCTCGTCGGCCTGGATGCCCGCGACCAGCGTGGCCTCGACAATGTCATGCTCGAACTCGACGGTACCGACAACAAGGCCAATCTTGGCGCCAATGCCATCCTCGCCGTGTCGCTGGCCGCCGCCAAGGCCGCTGCCAACGCCAAGGGCATGCCGCTCTACGCGCACATCGCCGAACTCTACGGCCAGCCGGGTCAGTACAGCATGCCGGTGCCGATGATGAACATCCTCAACGGTGGTGAGCATGCCGACAACAACGTCGACATCCAGGAGTTCATGGTCCAGCCGGTGGGTGCGCCGAACTTTCGCGAGGCCCTGCGCGTAGGCGCCGAGATCTTCCATGCGCTGAAGAAGGTGCTGGCCGCGCGTGGCCTGGCCACTGCCGTAGGCGATGAAGGCGGTTTCGCGCCGAACCTGGAGTCCAACGCCGAGGCGCTGGCGGTGATCAAGCAGGCGGTGAGCGATGCCGGCTACGAGCTCGGCCGCGACGTCACCCTGGCGCTCGACTGCGCTTCTTCCGAGTTCTACAAGGATGGGCAATACAGCCTGTCCGGCGAGGGTAAATCCTTCGATGCGGCGGGCTTCGTCGACTACCTGGCCGAGCTGTGCGACCAGTACCCGATCGTCTCCATCGAGGATGGCATGGACGAGTCCGACTGGGCGGGCTGGAAGGCGCTGACCGACAAGCTCGGTGACAAGGTGCAACTGGTCGGCGACGACCTGTTCGTCACCAACACCCGGATTCTCAAGCGCGGCATCGACGAGAAAATCGGCAACTCCATCCTGATCAAGTTCAACCAGATCGGCTCGCTCTCCGAGACGCTGGACGCGATCAAGATGGCCCAGGATGCCGGCTTCACCGCGGTGATTTCCCACCGTAGCGGCGAAACCGAAGACACCACCATTGCCGATCTGGCGGTGGGCACCTCGGCCGGTCAAATCAAGACCGGGTCGCTGTGCCGCTCCGATCGGGTTGCCAAGTACAACCGCCTGCTGGTGATCGAAGAGCAGCTCGGTGATCGTGTCGGCTACCCTGGCCGCACCGCGATCAAGGGGCAGTGA
- the mutS gene encoding DNA mismatch repair protein MutS, with protein MNDAVKTDVPSHTPMMAQYLRIKREHPDVLLFYRMGDFYELFFDDAKRAAALLDITLTQRGQSAGKPIPMAGVPYHSAEGYLARLVKAGESVAICEQFGDPATSKGPVERKVVRIVTPGTLYDEALLDARRDNLLVAVHPAGDCWGIAWLELSSGRFSVLEVEGEGDMLAELQRLDPAELLVPDSLSLPPSLEGRQGLRRQSDWLFDLESATRLLCDQFQVQDLRGFGCAHLEAALTAAGVLVEYARDTQRSRLPHVTALGVENRDDAVVIDAASRRNLEIDTNLGGGVDNTLASVLDTTATAMGSRLLKRWLNRPLRDRAQVQGRQAAVALLLEQEGFVALRELLKAIGDVERILARVALYSARPRDLARLRDALLTLPELQGELQGYSEGTALDELAHHIRPYPALADMLARGLNDNPPVVIRDGGVIREGFDAELDDYRGLAEHAGDYLVKLEARERERTGLAGLKVGYNRVHGYYIEIPRAQAREAPVDYVRRQTLKNAERFIIPELKEFEDKALSAKSRALAREKLLYDGLLDSLNGELGPLQGTGRALAALDVLAAFAERAQALGFSRPRLAESPGIEIRGGRHPVVEHVSDSPFVPNDLVLDDNRRMLVITGPNMGGKSTYMRQAALITLLAHTGSFVPADEACIGPVDRIFTRIGSSDDLAGGRSTFMVEMTETASILHNATDHSLVLMDEIGRGTSTFDGLSLAWASAEHLTRTRAFTLFATHYFEMTALAEQAEGVANVHLTAAEHRDGIVFMHRVEEGPASQSYGLQVAQLAGVPQSVIARARDKLSQLEQQEVDQGSRGSLPSAGDAKPLQSDLFATTPHPLLDALADLDPDGLTPRQALELIYAWRERL; from the coding sequence ATGAACGACGCGGTCAAGACAGACGTGCCGAGCCATACCCCGATGATGGCCCAGTACCTCAGGATCAAGCGCGAGCACCCCGATGTGCTGCTGTTCTATCGCATGGGCGATTTCTACGAGCTGTTCTTCGACGACGCCAAGCGCGCCGCCGCCCTGCTCGACATCACCCTGACCCAGCGCGGCCAGTCCGCCGGCAAGCCGATTCCCATGGCCGGCGTGCCCTACCACAGCGCCGAGGGCTATCTCGCGCGCCTGGTGAAGGCCGGCGAGTCGGTAGCGATCTGCGAGCAGTTCGGCGACCCGGCGACCAGCAAGGGGCCGGTGGAGCGCAAGGTGGTACGCATCGTCACGCCCGGCACGCTCTACGACGAGGCGCTTCTCGATGCCCGCCGCGACAACCTGCTGGTGGCCGTGCACCCGGCCGGCGACTGCTGGGGTATCGCCTGGCTGGAACTCTCCAGCGGCCGATTCAGCGTGCTCGAGGTGGAAGGCGAAGGCGACATGCTCGCCGAGCTCCAGCGCCTCGACCCCGCCGAGCTGCTGGTGCCGGACAGCCTCTCGTTGCCGCCCAGCCTGGAGGGGCGACAGGGGCTGCGGCGTCAGAGCGACTGGCTGTTCGATCTCGAATCCGCCACTCGCCTGCTGTGCGACCAGTTCCAGGTGCAGGACCTGCGCGGCTTCGGCTGCGCCCACCTCGAGGCCGCCCTCACCGCCGCAGGGGTGCTGGTGGAGTACGCCCGCGACACCCAGCGCTCGCGCCTGCCCCACGTCACCGCGCTGGGCGTCGAGAACCGCGACGACGCGGTGGTGATCGATGCCGCCAGCCGTCGCAACCTGGAGATCGACACCAACCTCGGCGGCGGCGTCGACAACACGCTGGCCAGCGTACTCGACACCACCGCCACCGCCATGGGCTCGCGGCTGCTCAAGCGCTGGCTCAACCGGCCGCTGCGCGACCGCGCCCAGGTGCAGGGCCGCCAGGCCGCGGTCGCCCTGCTGCTGGAGCAGGAAGGCTTCGTGGCCCTGCGCGAACTGCTCAAGGCGATCGGCGACGTGGAGCGTATCCTGGCCCGGGTGGCGCTCTACAGCGCCCGCCCGCGCGATCTCGCCCGCCTGCGCGATGCCCTGCTCACGCTGCCGGAACTGCAGGGCGAACTGCAGGGCTACAGCGAAGGCACCGCGCTCGACGAGCTGGCCCACCATATCCGGCCCTATCCGGCCTTGGCCGACATGCTCGCGAGGGGGCTTAACGACAACCCGCCGGTGGTGATTCGCGACGGTGGCGTGATCCGCGAGGGTTTCGACGCCGAGCTCGACGACTACCGCGGGCTGGCCGAGCACGCCGGCGACTACCTGGTGAAGCTCGAGGCCCGCGAGCGCGAGCGTACCGGCCTGGCCGGGCTCAAGGTGGGCTATAACCGGGTCCACGGCTACTACATCGAGATCCCCCGCGCCCAGGCCCGCGAGGCGCCGGTCGACTACGTGCGCCGCCAGACCCTGAAGAATGCCGAGCGCTTCATCATTCCCGAACTCAAGGAGTTCGAGGACAAGGCGCTGTCGGCAAAGTCCCGTGCTCTGGCCCGCGAGAAGTTGCTCTATGACGGCCTGCTCGACTCACTCAATGGCGAGCTCGGCCCCCTGCAGGGCACCGGCCGGGCGCTGGCCGCGCTGGACGTGCTGGCGGCCTTCGCCGAGCGCGCCCAGGCGCTCGGCTTCTCTCGCCCGCGTCTCGCCGAGTCGCCGGGTATCGAGATCCGCGGCGGTCGCCACCCGGTGGTGGAACACGTCAGCGACTCCCCCTTCGTGCCCAACGACCTGGTGCTCGACGACAACCGCCGCATGCTGGTCATCACCGGGCCCAACATGGGCGGCAAGTCGACCTACATGCGCCAGGCGGCGCTGATCACGTTGCTCGCCCATACCGGCAGCTTCGTCCCCGCCGACGAGGCCTGCATCGGACCAGTGGACCGCATCTTCACCCGTATCGGCTCGTCGGACGACCTGGCCGGCGGACGCTCCACCTTCATGGTGGAGATGACCGAGACCGCCAGTATCCTGCACAACGCCACCGACCACAGCCTGGTGCTGATGGACGAGATCGGCCGCGGCACCAGCACCTTCGATGGCCTGTCGCTGGCCTGGGCCAGCGCCGAGCACCTGACCCGCACCCGAGCCTTCACCCTGTTCGCCACTCACTATTTCGAGATGACCGCACTGGCAGAGCAAGCCGAGGGGGTGGCCAACGTGCACCTCACCGCCGCCGAACATCGCGATGGCATAGTGTTCATGCACCGCGTGGAGGAGGGTCCCGCCAGCCAGAGCTACGGCCTGCAGGTGGCGCAACTGGCCGGCGTGCCGCAATCCGTCATCGCCCGTGCGCGTGACAAGTTGTCTCAGTTGGAGCAGCAGGAGGTCGATCAGGGCAGCCGCGGCAGCCTTCCTTCGGCAGGCGATGCCAAGCCGCTGCAGAGTGACCTGTTCGCCACCACGCCGCATCCGCTGCTCGATGCCTTGGCCGATCTGGATCCGGATGGACTGACGCCGCGCCAGGCGCTTGAGCTGATCTATGCCTGGCGTGAACGGCTCTAG
- a CDS encoding CinA family protein: protein MPHSASSLANLDLATLAERLGRRCRERGMSVTAAESCTGGGVASAITSVAGSSDYFETGYVTYSNAAKARLLGVPEALIAQHGAVSQAVVEAMVAGACRDSGAKLGVAISGVAGPDGGTPDKPVGTVWLAWGSETHQQAECFQFPGDRRAVRERAVREAIVGLIRYLEAG, encoded by the coding sequence ATGCCTCATAGCGCTTCCAGCCTGGCCAACCTCGATCTTGCCACACTCGCCGAACGGCTCGGGCGGCGCTGTCGCGAGCGTGGTATGAGCGTCACGGCCGCCGAGTCGTGTACCGGCGGCGGGGTGGCCAGTGCGATCACCTCGGTGGCCGGCAGCTCGGACTACTTCGAGACCGGCTACGTCACCTACTCCAATGCCGCCAAGGCGCGCCTGCTGGGCGTTCCCGAGGCGCTGATCGCCCAGCATGGTGCCGTCAGCCAGGCGGTGGTGGAGGCCATGGTGGCCGGCGCCTGCCGCGACAGCGGGGCCAAGCTCGGCGTGGCGATCAGCGGCGTGGCCGGGCCCGATGGCGGGACACCGGATAAACCGGTGGGTACCGTATGGCTGGCCTGGGGCAGCGAGACGCACCAGCAGGCCGAGTGTTTCCAGTTTCCCGGCGACCGCCGCGCAGTGCGCGAACGGGCAGTGCGCGAGGCCATCGTCGGGTTGATTCGCTACCTCGAGGCCGGCTAG
- the recA gene encoding recombinase RecA → MAQDENRSKALNAALSQIERQFGKGTVMRLGDTPRVVMPSVSTGSLGLDIALGIGGLPYGRVVEIFGPESSGKTTLTLSVIAQAQKQGKTCAFIDAEHALDPSYAEKLGVNLDDLLVSQPDTGEQALEICDMLVRSGGVDVIIIDSVAALTPRAEIEGEMGDSHVGLQARLMSQALRKITGHIKNANCMVVFINQIRMKIGVMFGSPETTTGGNALKFYASVRLDIRRTGSVKQGDEVTGNETRVKVVKNKVAPPFRQAEFQILYGKGIYHAGEVVDLGVQCNLIDKAGAWYSYKGNKIGQGKANAAQFLEDNPAVMEEIESQIRGQLLATVAPKEEEAGEPVAVEAEREDDLL, encoded by the coding sequence ATGGCACAGGATGAAAACCGTTCCAAGGCATTGAATGCCGCCCTTTCCCAGATCGAGCGCCAGTTCGGCAAGGGTACCGTGATGCGCCTGGGCGATACGCCGCGGGTGGTGATGCCGTCGGTGTCCACCGGCTCGCTGGGGCTCGACATCGCGCTCGGTATCGGTGGCCTGCCCTACGGCCGCGTGGTGGAGATCTTCGGTCCGGAATCCTCGGGCAAGACCACCCTGACCCTGTCGGTCATTGCCCAGGCCCAGAAGCAGGGCAAGACCTGCGCCTTCATCGACGCCGAGCACGCGCTCGACCCGAGCTATGCCGAAAAGCTCGGCGTCAACCTCGACGATCTGCTTGTCTCGCAGCCGGATACCGGCGAGCAGGCGCTGGAGATCTGCGACATGCTGGTGCGCTCCGGTGGTGTCGACGTGATCATCATCGACTCGGTGGCGGCCCTCACCCCGCGCGCCGAGATCGAGGGCGAGATGGGCGATTCCCACGTCGGCCTGCAGGCGCGCCTGATGTCCCAGGCGCTGCGCAAGATCACCGGTCACATCAAGAACGCCAACTGCATGGTGGTGTTCATCAACCAGATCCGCATGAAGATCGGCGTGATGTTCGGTAGCCCCGAGACCACCACCGGCGGCAATGCGCTCAAGTTCTACGCCAGCGTGCGCCTGGACATCCGGCGCACCGGCTCGGTGAAGCAGGGCGACGAGGTCACCGGCAACGAGACCCGCGTCAAGGTGGTGAAGAACAAGGTGGCCCCGCCGTTCCGTCAGGCCGAGTTCCAGATCCTCTACGGCAAGGGCATCTACCACGCCGGCGAAGTGGTCGACCTGGGCGTGCAGTGCAACCTGATCGACAAGGCCGGTGCCTGGTACAGCTACAAGGGCAACAAGATCGGCCAGGGCAAGGCCAACGCCGCCCAGTTCCTCGAGGACAACCCGGCGGTGATGGAGGAGATCGAGAGCCAGATCCGCGGCCAGCTACTGGCGACGGTGGCGCCCAAGGAGGAGGAGGCCGGTGAGCCGGTCGCCGTCGAAGCCGAGCGCGAGGACGACCTGCTCTAA
- the fdxA gene encoding ferredoxin FdxA, translating into MTFVVTENCIKCKYTDCVEVCPVDCFYEGPNFLVIHPDECIDCALCEPECPAEAIFSEDELPEGQEEFIAINAELSEVWPNIAEKKDPPADAEEWDGKPGKLQYLER; encoded by the coding sequence ATGACCTTTGTCGTCACCGAAAACTGCATCAAGTGCAAGTACACCGACTGCGTCGAGGTCTGCCCGGTGGACTGCTTCTATGAGGGCCCCAACTTCCTGGTGATCCACCCGGACGAGTGCATCGACTGCGCCCTGTGCGAGCCTGAGTGCCCTGCCGAGGCGATCTTCTCGGAGGACGAGCTGCCGGAGGGTCAGGAGGAATTCATCGCCATCAATGCGGAGCTCTCCGAGGTGTGGCCCAACATCGCGGAGAAGAAGGATCCGCCGGCCGACGCCGAGGAGTGGGACGGCAAGCCCGGCAAGCTGCAGTATCTGGAGCGCTGA
- a CDS encoding FAD-dependent oxidoreductase, translating to MANRLTRNDFQFIDVGRQDPQKKDARTRSREFGEIYEPYKPQEAASQSHRCLHCGNPYCEWKCPVHNYIPNWLQLVAEGNILEAAELSHKTNSLPEVCGRVCPQDRLCEGACTLNDGFGAVTIGSVEKYITDTAFAMGWRPDMSQVTWTDKKVAVIGAGPAGLGCADILVRNGVRPVVYDKYPEIGGLLTFGIPEFKLDKTVMERRRAVFEEMGIEFRLNAEVGKDIDFDTLLEEYDAVFLGMGTYKYMTGGFPGEDLPGVHKALDYLIANVNHCLGFEKDPADFVSLEGQKVVVLGGGDTAMDCNRTAIRQGASSVICAYRRDEENMPGSKREVANAREEGVEFLFNRQPVAVVGEGRVEGVKVVRTRLGEPDENGRQRPEVVPGSEEILPADAVVIAFGFQPSPAPWFDRFGIELDERGRVLAPEKGAYAFQTTNEKIFAGGDMVRGSDLVVTAVFEGREAGEGILDYLGV from the coding sequence ATGGCCAACCGTTTGACCAGAAACGACTTCCAGTTCATCGACGTGGGACGTCAGGATCCGCAGAAGAAGGACGCCCGCACTCGCTCGCGCGAATTCGGCGAGATCTACGAGCCGTACAAGCCCCAGGAGGCGGCCAGCCAGTCGCACCGCTGCCTGCACTGCGGCAACCCGTACTGCGAGTGGAAATGCCCGGTCCATAACTACATTCCCAACTGGCTGCAGCTGGTCGCCGAGGGCAATATCCTTGAGGCCGCCGAGCTGTCGCACAAGACCAACTCGCTGCCCGAGGTGTGCGGCCGGGTATGCCCACAGGACCGCCTGTGCGAGGGCGCCTGTACCCTCAACGACGGCTTCGGCGCGGTGACCATCGGCTCGGTGGAGAAGTACATCACCGACACCGCCTTCGCCATGGGCTGGCGCCCCGACATGTCCCAGGTCACCTGGACCGACAAGAAGGTCGCCGTCATCGGTGCCGGCCCGGCGGGGCTCGGCTGTGCCGATATCCTGGTGCGCAACGGCGTGCGGCCGGTGGTGTACGACAAGTACCCCGAGATCGGTGGCCTGCTCACCTTCGGCATTCCCGAGTTCAAGCTCGACAAGACGGTGATGGAGCGCCGCCGCGCGGTGTTCGAGGAGATGGGTATCGAGTTCCGCCTCAACGCCGAGGTGGGCAAGGACATCGATTTCGACACATTGCTCGAAGAGTACGACGCGGTATTCCTCGGCATGGGCACCTACAAGTACATGACCGGCGGCTTCCCCGGTGAGGACCTGCCCGGGGTGCACAAGGCGCTCGACTACCTGATCGCCAACGTCAACCACTGCCTGGGCTTCGAGAAGGACCCCGCCGACTTCGTCTCGCTGGAAGGCCAGAAGGTCGTGGTGCTGGGCGGCGGCGACACCGCCATGGACTGCAACCGCACGGCGATCCGCCAAGGGGCTTCCTCGGTGATCTGCGCCTACCGTCGTGACGAGGAGAACATGCCCGGCTCCAAGCGCGAGGTGGCCAACGCCCGCGAGGAGGGCGTCGAGTTCCTGTTCAATCGCCAGCCGGTGGCAGTGGTCGGCGAAGGCAGGGTCGAGGGCGTCAAGGTCGTGCGCACGCGCCTGGGCGAGCCCGACGAGAACGGCCGCCAGCGCCCCGAGGTGGTGCCGGGCTCCGAGGAGATCCTGCCGGCCGACGCCGTGGTCATCGCCTTCGGTTTCCAGCCGAGCCCGGCGCCCTGGTTCGACCGCTTCGGCATCGAGCTCGACGAGCGAGGTCGCGTGCTGGCGCCGGAGAAGGGCGCCTACGCCTTCCAGACCACCAACGAGAAGATCTTCGCCGGCGGCGACATGGTGCGTGGCTCCGACCTGGTGGTCACCGCTGTGTTCGAGGGCCGTGAAGCCGGCGAGGGGATTCTCGACTACCTCGGCGTGTAA
- a CDS encoding regulatory protein RecX, which produces MPALPEARASSPRDDAIRLLARREYSRAELAQRLAARAHSPEAIDASLDELAGEGLQSDARFAESFLRSRVMRGQGPLKVRAELERRGLQRSLIATTLAEAEQAGEVDWFELATEVLARRFTHSGDSPRERARRERFLASRGFDFEQIRHALERLDSVD; this is translated from the coding sequence ATGCCTGCCTTGCCCGAAGCGCGTGCGTCGTCCCCGCGGGACGACGCCATCCGCCTGCTGGCCCGGCGCGAGTACTCCCGCGCCGAGCTGGCGCAGCGGTTGGCAGCCCGAGCCCACTCCCCGGAAGCGATCGATGCCAGTCTCGACGAGCTGGCCGGCGAAGGGCTGCAGTCCGATGCCCGTTTTGCCGAGAGCTTCCTGCGTTCCCGCGTGATGCGAGGCCAGGGGCCGCTCAAGGTGCGTGCCGAACTCGAGCGGCGCGGCCTCCAGCGCTCCCTGATCGCCACGACCCTGGCCGAAGCCGAGCAGGCAGGCGAAGTCGACTGGTTCGAGCTGGCCACCGAAGTGCTGGCCCGGCGCTTCACCCACTCCGGCGACTCCCCCCGCGAGCGTGCCCGCCGCGAGCGCTTCCTGGCTTCTCGAGGCTTCGATTTCGAGCAGATCCGCCATGCGCTGGAGCGACTCGATTCAGTCGACTGA
- a CDS encoding cupin domain-containing protein yields the protein MDETRRDLGLADAQGGPVVPERLIFADDGRIPNSRLATLAFRSRGVNPVLDREAIAERFERLFSAYGWRPSWRGGVYDYHHYHSIAHEAFGVLSGWGRLRLGGEGGSDLDLHTGDALVLPAGTGHCHLESSDDFLLLAAYPEDQHELDLLRADPAEHDAAVARIARVSRPLCDPLGGGTAQWWS from the coding sequence ATGGACGAGACGCGGAGGGATCTGGGGCTGGCCGATGCGCAGGGCGGGCCGGTTGTCCCGGAGCGGCTGATCTTCGCCGACGACGGGCGCATTCCCAACAGCCGGCTGGCGACGCTGGCCTTTCGCTCGCGAGGCGTGAATCCCGTACTCGACCGCGAAGCCATCGCCGAGCGCTTCGAGCGGCTGTTCAGCGCCTACGGCTGGCGGCCGAGCTGGCGCGGCGGCGTCTACGACTATCACCACTACCACTCCATCGCTCATGAAGCCTTCGGCGTGCTCTCGGGCTGGGGGCGGCTGCGCCTGGGTGGCGAGGGTGGCAGCGATCTGGATCTGCACACCGGCGACGCGTTGGTGTTGCCGGCGGGTACCGGTCACTGTCATCTGGAGTCGAGCGACGACTTCCTGCTGCTGGCGGCCTACCCGGAGGATCAGCATGAGCTCGACTTGCTGAGGGCCGACCCAGCCGAGCACGACGCAGCAGTGGCGCGCATCGCCCGGGTCTCGCGTCCTTTGTGTGATCCGCTGGGCGGCGGCACCGCGCAGTGGTGGTCGTGA
- a CDS encoding CTP synthase, whose amino-acid sequence MTRYIFVTGGVVSSLGKGIASASLAAILEARGLKVTMLKLDPYINVDPGTMSPFQHGEVFVTEDGAETDLDLGHYERFIRTKMTQGNNFTTGRVYEHVLRRERRGDYLGGTVQVIPHITDEIKRRVYAGGEGFDVALVEIGGTVGDIESLPFLESIRQIRSELGSSRALFMHLTLVPYIKTAGETKTKPTQHSVKELRSIGIQPDILICRSEVELEETERRKIALFTNVEERAVIPLQDADTIYRIPLMLHEHGLDEIVCDKLRLDVEPADLTEWVHVLDAKLNPLKSINIAMVGKYMELLDAYKSLNEALIHAGIQTRVKVNVDYIDSEDIERHGTERLSGKDAILVPGGFGERGVEGKIETARYARENDIPYLGICLGMQVAVIEFARHKAGWADANSTEFTHDTQHPVVGLITEWINAEGKIELRDEASDLGGTMRLGGQVCHLEPGTKAREAYGSDEIVERHRHRFEVNNQFIEALEQAGLVVSGKSVDNSLVEMIELPDHPWFVACQFHPEFTSTPRDGHPLFTGFVNAALEHKAARTRAHTAHQE is encoded by the coding sequence ATGACACGATATATCTTCGTGACCGGCGGCGTTGTGTCCTCTCTCGGCAAGGGCATCGCGTCGGCCTCGCTGGCGGCGATACTCGAGGCGCGCGGCCTCAAGGTCACCATGCTCAAGCTCGATCCCTACATCAACGTGGATCCGGGCACCATGAGCCCCTTCCAGCACGGCGAGGTGTTCGTCACCGAAGATGGCGCCGAGACCGACCTCGACCTGGGCCACTACGAGCGCTTCATTCGCACCAAGATGACCCAGGGCAACAACTTCACCACCGGCCGCGTCTACGAGCACGTGCTGCGTCGCGAGCGCCGCGGCGACTACCTGGGCGGCACCGTGCAGGTGATCCCGCACATCACCGACGAGATCAAGCGCCGGGTCTATGCCGGCGGCGAGGGCTTCGACGTGGCACTGGTCGAGATCGGCGGCACCGTGGGCGACATCGAGTCGCTGCCGTTCCTCGAGTCGATCCGCCAGATCAGAAGCGAGCTGGGTTCGAGCCGGGCGCTCTTCATGCACCTCACCTTGGTGCCGTATATCAAGACAGCAGGCGAGACCAAGACCAAACCGACCCAGCACAGCGTCAAGGAACTGCGTTCCATCGGTATCCAGCCCGACATCCTGATCTGTCGCAGCGAGGTCGAGCTCGAGGAAACCGAGCGGCGCAAGATCGCGCTGTTCACCAACGTCGAGGAGCGTGCGGTCATCCCGCTGCAGGATGCCGATACCATCTATCGCATCCCGCTGATGCTGCACGAGCACGGCCTCGACGAGATCGTATGCGACAAGCTGCGCCTCGATGTCGAGCCGGCTGACCTGACCGAGTGGGTCCATGTGCTCGACGCCAAGCTCAATCCGCTCAAGTCGATCAACATCGCCATGGTCGGCAAGTACATGGAACTGCTCGACGCCTACAAGTCGCTCAACGAGGCGCTGATCCACGCCGGCATCCAGACCCGGGTGAAGGTCAACGTCGACTACATCGACTCCGAGGACATCGAGCGTCACGGCACCGAACGCCTGTCCGGCAAGGACGCGATCCTGGTCCCCGGCGGCTTCGGCGAGCGCGGTGTGGAAGGCAAGATCGAGACGGCCCGCTACGCCCGCGAGAACGACATTCCCTACCTCGGCATCTGCCTCGGCATGCAGGTCGCGGTGATCGAGTTCGCGCGACACAAGGCCGGCTGGGCGGACGCCAACTCCACCGAATTCACCCACGACACCCAGCATCCGGTGGTCGGCCTCATCACCGAGTGGATCAATGCCGAGGGCAAGATCGAGCTGCGCGACGAGGCCTCCGATCTTGGCGGCACCATGCGCCTAGGCGGTCAGGTCTGCCACCTCGAGCCGGGCACCAAGGCCCGCGAGGCATACGGCAGCGACGAGATCGTCGAGCGCCATCGGCATCGCTTCGAGGTCAACAACCAGTTCATCGAGGCGCTCGAGCAGGCCGGCCTGGTGGTGTCGGGCAAGAGCGTCGACAATTCCCTGGTGGAGATGATCGAGCTGCCCGACCATCCCTGGTTCGTGGCCTGCCAGTTCCATCCTGAATTCACCTCCACGCCGCGTGATGGCCATCCGCTGTTCACCGGTTTCGTCAACGCGGCGCTAGAGCACAAGGCGGCGCGCACCCGCGCCCACACCGCGCACCAGGAGTGA